TGTCTGATTCGCCTGAGGCTGCATGGATTGAGGGGCCACTTGAAGCTGAGACATCCTGACATGAGGATCTGAAGCCACGTATTGACTCTGAGGTAGCTGGGCAGGTACCGATGTATTTGGAATCTGGCCAGGTTGCAGATAATAGGCTTGCTGTTGGGAAACATTCTGTGCAGGGGCTTGTGATGGAGGGGCAGCCGGTGGTTGTGGCGGAGACACTTGATGTGGAAGAGCCAGAGCTAGCTGCTGGTCGGATACATCAGATGCATTATCAGACTTCTTGCTGTCAGATTTAGGTGTTGAagttttttcctcatttgatttGTCATGGCCAGAGGAAGACTCTTTCTGCGCAAGCTGAAGCTTGGCTAGTTCTTTCTGAGTTTCAGCAAGTTCTTGTTTGTCTCGCAAAATCTGTACTGACCTGTGGACCTGCCAAAAGCCGTGGACATTTCAGGTAAGTTAGTTATTTCATAATGTTTACCGTCAAAGGACAATGGATGTGACATCAGAAGCTAAAGCATAGTTAGAAAGAAGCAGACATCTCAATAATCTGCCTTATCACATGCCAACAATTCTTGCATGTATCGCATTTTGGTTGTAACAAAATGGCGGAGCATTTAAGAGCCTTTATTCCACCATAATCAATACAAAGAGACACTCTATCAAAAATTGTTACTGGAACATGCCTAATCATCCAACAAAAAAGAACGGTACTTAAAATCTCATGAACTAATGGAAGCCAAAACATTAGCAGATCTCTTTACAACTTCTCAATGAATGACTACAAACAACCTTCTCAGGTACTAGCCCATGAGATAAAGAATTTTCTGCCAGTGCCCATTCAGGTTGTCAATCAAGCTCAACAAGTGTTAGCTCCTCTTCAAGATGCAATAAAATGACTTCCAGCAAAGACCTCAGTATTGTACATTTGTCTAAATGACACACTAAAACCTGCCAACATTCatctcaaaattttaattcaagAGCTTTATCTTCTCACCATACCAACAAGTTTCTACTCCCAGCCACAGAAAGAGGAGATCTTATTACATGAATCATGGCCTAGGTAACTTTCACCGTGATGGCAACTACGCTTGCAAATTAAAAGGAGATAGGAAGGAGTACAAATTTCAACAAAACAGAAGTGCTCAAATGGTGATtgcaaataaaaatgacaaagaagaagaaccacgtaagatttttttatttttttattttgggggtctatgtaattatttaattatgtgGCAACACCAAAATATGCATCCATGGCTATTGCTGAATTCATGAATGATTGTTTTGCCATGTCACTAAGAACATAAGTAACCACATCCAGTCTCGCAACACCTATCTGCCACATGAACCTGTATTGAGCTAGAGATATGTGAAATTCACCATGTAAAGATACAAGTACTGAGTTACGACAATCATAATCTCTCACAAATGATCACATTATGAACTTAGTAAAATCAAGAGCATACTAGGGGACGAAACTAGATGGATATATACGATGCTTTACAAGTAGTAAACTCACCTCTTGAAGATGTTTGTCAAGAGATTTAAGCTTTGTATCTGCATCCCCATGATCTCGATTCAATTGAGATCGCATCTCTCCAATTGATTTATCCAGATTGTAGCAGTATAATTCCAACTCAGACAGCCGTGAACTTATCCCCTCGAGAAAGCGCATGAGGTTGTCCGTATGTTTTTTCATGCTTTTCTCAACAGAAGCAATTAAATCTTGATTAAAGGAATCCTCTGGCTGGCTATAGGCAGGAGCAGAATAAACCATTGGCCGGACAAGTCTACTTTTGTGGAAGTCCTGTTCAGAGCACTTCATTGGGTTAGATTTTACCATTACCCAGCAAGCTCAAGCCAACACCCACAATACAAGATCATAGCTGATTTTTCGGAGGTCATAATAACCACAGAGTCATATTGATTATACTGAAGCACAGGTAATTCAGCATTTTCAGCAAGATCCTCTAGAACTGCAAAATTTAGCATAAAACATAGCCAGATTCATTCTATGATGCCATTGAAAATTTCGCCAACTCTTGCATGTTTAATACAATTCTAATGAGCTTTCTGTAGCCTTAGGCCTATCACTCTCTCTTTGCACTAATCCTCGAAACCCATCAAGTACAATAATTGTATATAGAACCAGATGCAAATATCATGAAGCCAAGGGCTCAACGGCACACtctccaaaaggtaagaaggaACAAGATAGGCATTCAACGACCAGTACCAATTCTTAACATTGAACTCTTCAACTATAAAAATACCAGACTCAAAGCAAAGACCAGACATAACTACCAAAGCAATACTGAAACTGAATTTAATCAGGGAAAGCCACCTCAAGTGGTATTGATTCGACACATCGCCACATTTTTTCCCGGCACCAGTTCGGCAGAAGCTCAAGAACTTTCTCATCAACATTTAGCCACACCTAATTCTATTATTACCAGCATATGAATTGTTGCAAACAAAAGACATTATTTTTAAGACATTGAAGTCAAGCAAAGTGCGTCACCGTTCACATTCAAGAGCACAATATCTTGTTACGCACGATAACATTTCCGACCGCAGAAACCACATCGAGATCGTAAACAAAACCTTCGCGAGCTACAGATGACTACTGCAACTAGATTCAATAACTCCACCCACACGAAAACGAAGAGGAAAGTCATCTagcaagaagagaaaaactCTCGCGATGGCAAGCGGAAAAGCCCTAGTTCGGACCACCCACAATCAAACAGCCGATCCTCAACGAACGAATCGCCGAACTCGAAACCCTAACCCAACTCATCCACAGCTCGAGCTCGAATCAACCCCTCGCAAAAACCCCCAACGCCGAAATTTGCAGCAGAACCGAAAAAGGACGAACAGCAGAAAGAGGCGAGGCCGATTGGGGGAAGCAAGAAGCAAACCTTGCCGGGATTGGCGGCGTTGAGGGCGGAATCGGAGTGGCTCCCGTTGGAGGCGTCCTGGCTGTTGCCGTAGTCCTCGTAGGAGCAGAGGATGTCGTCGGACGCGAAATCGAAGCCCTTGGAGCCCGTGCCGGGCCGGCCGGACGAACCGGACGCCATCTCCGGCGGCGATCGAGCCGACGACCGTGGAATCGCGCGCGCGATCGAGGAAGgggacggaggaggaggaggagttcgaCGGGGAAGAAGATTCGTGCttgcagaggaagagagagagagagagagagagagagagattggaggGGTTACTTAGATGGTTCGCGAAATGAATGTGGAGAAACGTTTTGTTTTCGGGGAAACTAGCGCCACGTCATCGTGAATCATGCGTTAAGAAAGAAGAGATAATGATATAAATCATAACAAATTCTGGCCCACTAAGTAACGTGATGACTAAacatctaatttttttcattgtgatCTTAACTGATTAAGTTTGGATTACCCCTAAAATATCATTAAACAAATCCAGAATGATAGCctcattaaaaattttaacatctCTACATATAAACTTCCAGTTAGTAATTCAGATAATATAATCTATTGACTCTTTATGCATGTACGAGAATATTGAATATCTTTGTTCAAAAGTCCagcaaaaattagaaactaCATTATACATTCAcctaaattttagaaattatattaaataaattaaaagttgaaatatCACATAATATATTTAGTCAAAGTTTAGAGACTACAtatatatttagttaaaatttagaaattatattaaataaattaaaaattgagatattgCCTTATGTATTTGGTCAAGGTTGTTGACTATTTCCGTgatttttccttaaaagaaatTGTGTGCCCAATGGGCCGGTTTGGTTTTACTTTTGTTGATGGTATTGTGGCGGGGGGGTGATGATGTGACCCGGGAAATGGGACGGGTCAAGGTTCTAGAAAAATTTAGAGCTAAGGATTGGAGCCACCGCCTTTGCTTTTACTACATTTTTAGGACGCTAGATTAGCCTCGTCAAtgattgattttgacttttaaattTCTCTTAATTTACGAGGAGGACGCGTGCGCACGAGTCCAAACCCCGAATGATGCCTTGCTCAACTCGCATATCAACCGCAAAGCGAGCAAAAGACGCCACAAGACACGAAATTTGTTCGCAGCTACTGATGTCGAGAACCGAGAGCGATTGGCTTATTGAATTGACTCGAGTCActctatttgataaaattttgattctacaaataatttttttttcaaaaataactcttttctatttctatttttaaaatggaaagagaaagagattaTATTTAGTATAACCTACAAATTTCTTTGTGATGtaaatttcttctaatttttgaataattttattagagatttttcacttcttttttttttctttttcttcttcttcttccttcttcttcatcctttaaTAGGTCACCACAATAGTGGCAGCCACAACTGGACTATGGCAACAACGACCGACAGCCAACAGCTAGTGGTGAGGCTCTAACAATTGCttaaaagagaaagaacaaaagaacaagaagagaaaaaagaaaataactttttttataaattactTGTTTTTActtcctatttttatttcaaatgtattccattgttaattttttattatggaaaataaaaaaaaaattaaaatacgttaccaaacaaatttttattctttttctattcgaAAAAAAAGTGTTGCCATGCAAATCCTTTATTTCTTGAACTCTTGTTCCAATTCTTGTGCGTCTGGTGTAGCCCATAGGCTACATGCATGAACCACCTTCGCCTACCTGGGTAAAATGGGTAGTCGTAGGGCTATTGTTGCGGCTTTGTTCCTTGACCACTAGTCGGCTTGATAACCAACTCAAGATGTTGAGTAGAAGTATTGTGTTTAGTTTCAAACTGTTTTATTGATTAAAACTGCAAAATCAATGTTATGCAATTGCATGACCAATGGAAAATCTGTTATTAGGATTGATACCATTCAAAATTCCAGGCCAACATCCCATGATGCATTTTTTTCTAAGCTAACTTTcatctcaaaaataattttaagtcCACATTCTTGACCCAAtctattttctattaaaattcCATCCAACATCCTGTTAAAATACGCACGTCCACACATGCATATTATATCATGTACGGTCatctatttttctctcttccttttcattttgtttgccGTTTTAACACAAGCGAGAAAATACCGTCACATTGAGGGCAGCAAGAAACTAAACATCCTCAAATGAGTATCAGATGATACTAAGCTCCACCATTGTGTCAGCTCCACCCTTGAAACTCGGCCACCGCCCCCATAGGATTTCAtagtggaaaagaaaacaaaaatttacaTAACATGGTCATCTATACATGACAATTGGAAAAACTAGTCCCCAGACTCTTAACATTTCAGAAAAACGATATAAATGATTTCTGAACTTTAGTCTAATATACAATATAgtccttactttttttttttattttgtttaatataattcatgaactttggTCTAATGTATAATAAAGtctctaatttttaaatttattcaatgcggtatttgagattttattcattttcatacaatttaaagattatattgaatatttatcgATTATTCAAGGACATCATTGAACATTTATGAATAGTTCGAAAACTATGTTAAATAGGTTAAAAGTTAAAGGATCATATTACACATTagaccaaaatttcaaaaatcatatcaaataaattaaaagttcgaaACCTACTTTCGCAATAGATCAAATTTCAAGGAACGCTGGAGCGAGGCAGGCGCTCCATCGACGCTGTCCGATTCTGATCGATAGCACGTCCTTCCCCTTTCAGCCCAGAACTTCGATGGAATGTAGCACCGAGCCTGCACAGAAATGGAGGAGGTGGGCTGGACTTATAGACATTAGCAAGCCCAATTGACATCGGCGGGTCACATCGAATT
The sequence above is drawn from the Eucalyptus grandis isolate ANBG69807.140 chromosome 11, ASM1654582v1, whole genome shotgun sequence genome and encodes:
- the LOC104424917 gene encoding arginine-glutamic acid dipeptide repeats protein, whose protein sequence is MASGSSGRPGTGSKGFDFASDDILCSYEDYGNSQDASNGSHSDSALNAANPGKDFHKSRLVRPMVYSAPAYSQPEDSFNQDLIASVEKSMKKHTDNLMRFLEGISSRLSELELYCYNLDKSIGEMRSQLNRDHGDADTKLKSLDKHLQEVHRSVQILRDKQELAETQKELAKLQLAQKESSSGHDKSNEEKTSTPKSDSKKSDNASDVSDQQLALALPHQVSPPQPPAAPPSQAPAQNVSQQQAYYLQPGQIPNTSVPAQLPQSQYVASDPHVRMSQLQVAPQSMQPQANQTPAPPPTHSFPQYQQQWPQQLPQQVQPPQQSSLQPQIRAPSPAVYSPYPPSQPSNPPPETLPNSMAMQLSYSGVPPAVSSRVDTVSYEYGGPGRMGQQQPPLPPPKGTFGAHPSETYQAAGPQSMAPPTSGYMMYEGDMARAHHQPQQMHFPQGAYPPTNLPVQNPHPAPGGNLVGRNPSHSQFVRNHPYGELIEKLVNMGFRGDHVASVIQRLEESGQPVDFNAVLDRLNVHPSGNSQRGWSA